Proteins encoded by one window of Myxococcales bacterium:
- a CDS encoding DUF2752 domain-containing protein, with product MTAGPDVEPRPARSRYGPPVGLVLLVAVVASGVLPLDCPVRAALGIPCPGCGMTRAVHLLFHGEVWAALRMHPLVLGLGPWCAALVASEILGHLRLGTFATTMQRPFFRRGSYVVFAATLAVWLARFAGLFGGPCPP from the coding sequence CTGACCGCGGGGCCGGACGTCGAGCCGCGGCCCGCGCGGAGTCGGTACGGGCCGCCCGTCGGGCTCGTGCTTCTCGTGGCCGTGGTCGCGTCCGGGGTGCTCCCTTTGGACTGTCCCGTGCGCGCGGCCCTGGGCATCCCATGCCCGGGTTGCGGCATGACTCGGGCGGTGCATCTCCTCTTCCACGGGGAGGTGTGGGCCGCGCTCCGCATGCACCCCCTCGTGCTCGGGCTGGGGCCTTGGTGCGCGGCCCTGGTCGCGTCCGAGATCCTGGGCCACCTGCGGCTCGGGACCTTCGCGACCACGATGCAGCGCCCCTTCTTTCGGCGGGGCTCGTACGTGGTGTTCGCGGCGACCCTCGCCGTGTGGCTCGCCCGGTTCGCGGGGCTCTTCGGCGGACCCTGTCCGCCGTGA
- a CDS encoding NAD(P)H-dependent oxidoreductase subunit E codes for MPFQLTPEREQKLTELLGRYPNKMAACIPLLHLCQEQEGWVSPEVMEFVASRLELSGAHVQGVVTFYTLFNQKPVGKHQVWVCRTLPCALRGAGELLHHCEKRLGIHAGETTSDGAITLRTAECLASCGTAPMIQVDKDYFENLTPEKVDAILDGLRR; via the coding sequence ATGCCCTTTCAGCTGACCCCCGAACGCGAACAGAAGCTCACGGAGCTCCTCGGCCGCTACCCAAACAAGATGGCCGCGTGCATTCCGCTGCTGCACCTCTGTCAGGAGCAAGAGGGCTGGGTCTCGCCGGAGGTCATGGAGTTCGTCGCATCCCGCCTCGAGCTCTCGGGGGCCCACGTGCAGGGCGTCGTCACGTTTTACACGCTGTTCAACCAGAAGCCCGTGGGGAAGCACCAGGTGTGGGTGTGCCGCACCCTGCCCTGCGCGCTCCGGGGCGCCGGCGAGCTGCTCCACCACTGCGAGAAGCGGCTCGGCATCCACGCCGGCGAGACCACGTCCGACGGGGCCATCACGCTCCGCACGGCCGAGTGCCTCGCGAGCTGCGGCACCGCCCCCATGATTCAGGTCGACAAGGACTACTTCGAGAACCTCACCCCCGAGAAGGTCGACGCCATCCTCGACGGCCTCCGGCGCTGA
- a CDS encoding zinc ribbon domain-containing protein: MFCPNCGNQNPENAPNCVKCGFALKAAAPQKFKGTMMMAEGLGAPPPGPGPGAVGAARPGAPAKLKGTMVGVAPPSMGAAPAPPQLHSPEPPANPLGATFALPDAAAMGVGAPYGGGGGAPGGAPAGAPKMQTQLGGYAVPGADMGYGQPSQAAAPAPWGAPAPADPGAMGGQMPPQGFGAPAPQPEPAFDPGFGQFQQNFAQAEQQQAQQAFGAQPFGGAGGPGMGPDMGMGGPGMGMGGPGMGAPGMGMGMSAPGMGGPGMGMGAPGMGDPNMGGQQGFGGGAPGGGGGGMVPAGDVNTTLPLVLSVVSLFCCGLGTLLGIGGLVLAIQAKNAQKMGDLATAQQKAKLSTILAAVGIGVGLLGGVVSAVLRS, translated from the coding sequence ATGTTCTGCCCCAACTGCGGGAACCAAAACCCCGAAAATGCCCCGAACTGTGTGAAGTGTGGCTTCGCGCTCAAGGCGGCCGCCCCCCAGAAGTTCAAGGGCACCATGATGATGGCGGAGGGCCTGGGAGCCCCGCCTCCGGGCCCGGGTCCCGGCGCTGTGGGCGCCGCCCGACCCGGTGCTCCGGCCAAGCTGAAGGGGACGATGGTCGGCGTCGCGCCGCCCTCGATGGGCGCGGCGCCCGCGCCGCCGCAATTGCATTCGCCCGAGCCTCCCGCGAACCCGCTGGGCGCGACGTTCGCGCTCCCCGACGCGGCGGCCATGGGCGTCGGCGCGCCGTACGGGGGCGGTGGGGGTGCCCCCGGGGGCGCCCCGGCCGGAGCGCCCAAGATGCAGACCCAGCTCGGTGGCTATGCGGTGCCCGGCGCCGACATGGGCTACGGGCAGCCCTCTCAGGCGGCCGCGCCGGCCCCCTGGGGAGCGCCGGCTCCCGCCGATCCCGGCGCGATGGGCGGCCAGATGCCCCCGCAAGGGTTTGGGGCGCCCGCCCCGCAGCCGGAGCCCGCCTTCGACCCCGGGTTCGGTCAGTTCCAACAGAATTTTGCGCAGGCTGAGCAACAGCAGGCCCAGCAAGCGTTTGGCGCTCAGCCGTTCGGCGGCGCGGGCGGTCCCGGCATGGGCCCCGACATGGGCATGGGCGGCCCAGGCATGGGCATGGGCGGCCCGGGCATGGGGGCCCCCGGAATGGGAATGGGCATGAGCGCGCCCGGCATGGGCGGCCCGGGGATGGGCATGGGCGCGCCCGGCATGGGCGACCCGAACATGGGCGGCCAGCAGGGCTTCGGTGGCGGCGCTCCTGGCGGCGGCGGCGGCGGGATGGTGCCCGCGGGCGACGTGAACACCACGCTCCCCCTCGTGCTCAGCGTGGTCTCGCTGTTCTGCTGCGGCCTCGGCACGCTGCTCGGCATCGGCGGGCTCGTGTTGGCCATCCAGGCCAAGAACGCCCAGAAAATGGGCGATCTCGCGACGGCCCAGCAGAAGGCCAAGCTCTCCACGATCCTGGCGGCGGTCGGCATCGGTGTCGGTCTGCTCGGCGGCGTCGTCAGCGCGGTCCTTCGCAGCTGA
- a CDS encoding enoyl-CoA hydratase family protein, with protein sequence MHLTAKGFLLAHDEATGVTTVTLNRPATLNSLTFEIYRELTDTFAALDAEPEVRAVVLTGEGRAFCSGGDVETIIGELFSRDMRGLVEFTRITGALIRNMRALRRPVVAAVNGICVGAGAVMALAADFRIAADTARFGFIFPKVGLSGADMGAAYLLPRVIGLGRASELLFLGDLVGAEEAFRIGLATRVVPEAECLAAATQLAERLASGPAFAHAMTKQMLESEATMSLDQAIEAEAQAQAICMQHPDFRAAYDAWVKKEPTVFEGSKRAFQAKPAAKPAATPAAAPQAKR encoded by the coding sequence ATGCATCTTACAGCAAAAGGCTTCCTGCTCGCGCACGACGAGGCGACGGGCGTCACCACCGTCACCTTGAACCGCCCGGCGACCCTGAACTCGCTCACCTTCGAGATCTATCGAGAGCTCACCGACACCTTCGCGGCGCTCGACGCCGAGCCGGAGGTGCGGGCCGTGGTGCTCACGGGCGAGGGGCGCGCCTTCTGCTCCGGGGGCGACGTGGAGACCATCATCGGAGAGCTCTTCTCGCGCGACATGCGCGGGCTCGTGGAGTTCACGCGGATCACGGGCGCGCTCATCCGCAACATGCGCGCGCTGCGTCGGCCCGTCGTCGCCGCCGTGAACGGCATCTGCGTAGGCGCAGGGGCGGTCATGGCGCTCGCCGCCGACTTCCGGATCGCCGCCGACACCGCGCGCTTCGGGTTCATCTTCCCCAAGGTCGGCCTCTCGGGCGCGGACATGGGCGCGGCCTACCTGCTGCCGCGGGTGATAGGCCTCGGGCGCGCCAGCGAGCTCTTGTTCTTGGGCGATCTGGTCGGCGCGGAGGAGGCCTTCCGTATCGGCCTCGCGACGCGCGTGGTGCCGGAGGCCGAGTGCCTCGCCGCCGCGACCCAGCTCGCCGAGCGGCTCGCCTCGGGTCCGGCGTTCGCGCACGCGATGACCAAGCAGATGCTCGAGAGCGAGGCGACGATGTCGCTCGATCAGGCCATCGAGGCCGAGGCGCAGGCGCAGGCGATCTGCATGCAGCACCCGGACTTCCGCGCCGCCTACGACGCGTGGGTGAAGAAGGAGCCCACCGTCTTTGAGGGCTCCAAGCGGGCCTTTCAAGCGAAACCGGCAGCGAAACCGGCGGCAACTCCGGCGGCGGCACCGCAGGCCAAGCGGTGA
- a CDS encoding RidA family protein has protein sequence MPSKKITPPNFPKPRGYAHAILSQGRHLHLSGQIAWDANARIVSTDFATQFLQALDNLIAVVRAAGGGTEHIVKLLVFVTDLEAYRAATKAIGEGWRGRLGKHYPAMSLVKVAGLLEPGALVEIEGVAVLPD, from the coding sequence ATGCCGTCGAAGAAGATCACGCCGCCCAACTTCCCGAAGCCGCGCGGCTACGCCCACGCGATCCTCTCGCAGGGTCGGCATTTGCACCTCTCGGGCCAGATAGCGTGGGACGCCAACGCCCGCATCGTCAGCACCGACTTCGCGACCCAGTTTCTGCAAGCGCTCGACAACCTCATCGCCGTCGTCCGCGCCGCGGGTGGCGGCACCGAGCACATCGTCAAGCTCCTTGTCTTCGTCACCGATCTGGAGGCCTATCGCGCCGCGACGAAGGCCATCGGCGAGGGGTGGCGCGGGCGGCTCGGCAAGCACTACCCGGCGATGAGCCTGGTCAAGGTCGCGGGCCTCCTCGAGCCCGGCGCGCTGGTCGAGATCGAGGGCGTGGCGGTGCTCCCCGACTGA
- a CDS encoding acyl-CoA dehydrogenase family protein, whose protein sequence is MRPLGISAFCHEPGLQALAAELPARVGDLSPLDHEPFGAVAALTRKGLFAHVVPEAHGGAESPTGRPDALDVRALCLVREALGYSSPVADGILAVQGLGSYPLLLTGDFEGRARLLGEVAKGERVGAFALTEPEAGSDVASLRTVAAREGDEWLLTGEKAFISNVGIANHYIVFANADPAAGKRGISAFLVDARAVGIELSPMPVSGGHPLGRLVLERCPGRLLGEVGHGLRTALGTLDVFRTSVGAAACGMAARALDEALDHVRSRTQFGKRLADFQLTQAALAEMLTDLEASRLLVYRAAHAKDTGDPDASLHVAMAKLHATEAAQRVVDRAVQLHGGRGVLTGSVVEQLSRDVRPLRIYEGTSEIQKLIVGGALAKAPGS, encoded by the coding sequence GTGAGGCCGCTCGGCATCTCCGCGTTCTGCCACGAGCCGGGTCTCCAGGCGCTCGCCGCAGAGCTCCCCGCGCGCGTGGGCGACCTGTCCCCCCTCGATCACGAGCCCTTCGGCGCCGTCGCAGCCCTGACGCGAAAGGGCCTCTTCGCGCACGTCGTGCCCGAGGCCCACGGCGGCGCGGAGTCGCCCACGGGCCGGCCCGACGCGCTCGACGTGCGCGCGCTCTGCCTCGTGCGCGAGGCCCTCGGGTACAGCTCGCCGGTCGCCGACGGCATCCTCGCGGTGCAGGGGCTCGGCTCCTACCCGCTGCTCCTCACGGGCGACTTCGAGGGCCGCGCGCGGCTCCTTGGCGAGGTCGCGAAGGGCGAGCGAGTCGGCGCCTTCGCGCTCACCGAGCCGGAGGCTGGGAGCGACGTGGCTTCCCTGCGGACGGTGGCCGCGCGCGAGGGCGACGAGTGGCTCTTGACGGGCGAGAAGGCCTTCATCTCGAATGTTGGAATCGCGAATCATTACATAGTCTTCGCCAACGCCGATCCGGCCGCCGGCAAGCGCGGAATCTCGGCGTTCCTGGTCGACGCGCGCGCCGTCGGGATCGAGCTCTCTCCGATGCCGGTGTCGGGCGGCCACCCGCTCGGCCGCCTCGTGCTCGAGCGCTGCCCAGGGCGCCTGCTCGGCGAGGTGGGGCACGGCCTGCGCACGGCCCTCGGCACGCTCGACGTGTTCCGCACGTCGGTGGGCGCGGCGGCGTGCGGGATGGCCGCGCGCGCGCTCGACGAGGCCCTCGACCACGTTCGCTCGCGCACGCAGTTCGGCAAGCGGCTCGCCGACTTCCAGCTCACCCAGGCGGCGCTCGCCGAGATGCTGACCGACCTGGAAGCGTCGCGGCTGCTGGTGTACCGCGCGGCCCACGCCAAGGACACGGGCGATCCCGACGCGAGCCTCCACGTCGCCATGGCGAAGCTCCACGCGACCGAGGCGGCGCAGCGCGTCGTCGACCGCGCGGTGCAGCTGCACGGCGGCCGCGGCGTGCTCACGGGGTCCGTCGTCGAGCAGCTGAGCCGGGACGTGCGCCCGCTCCGCATCTACGAGGGGACCTCGGAGATCCAGAAGCTCATCGTGGGCGGCGCGCTGGCGAAGGCGCCGGGCAGCTGA
- a CDS encoding threonylcarbamoyl-AMP synthase, with protein sequence MPRVLPALEPESIALAARLLRAGELVAFPTETVYGLGARALDPVHTARIFAAKGRPTTHPLIAHVDGPAMARELVASWGPAAEALAAAFWPGPLTLVLERASHVPSGVAGGGTSIAVRVPGHPCALALIRALGEPIAAPSANRYQGLSPTLAAHVVRSLGDAVALVLDGGPCEAGVESTVVDVRSPTARVLRPGAVPLDALAAVWPVTRAEGPQLAAGERASPGLDAKHYAPRARLLLCARGTLGAQVADQLARGVDAVGALVTEGSSSPPGARLERLDATPTGYAHGLFAALHRLDEAGVSVVLAEAVPDTDAWAAVRDRLTRAASH encoded by the coding sequence ATGCCGCGCGTGCTGCCCGCCCTCGAGCCCGAGTCGATCGCGCTCGCGGCGCGCCTCCTCCGCGCGGGGGAGCTCGTCGCCTTCCCCACGGAGACCGTCTACGGCCTCGGGGCGCGCGCCCTCGATCCAGTGCATACTGCACGCATCTTCGCGGCCAAGGGGCGCCCGACCACGCACCCGCTCATCGCCCACGTCGACGGGCCGGCGATGGCGCGCGAGCTCGTCGCCTCGTGGGGCCCCGCGGCCGAAGCGCTCGCCGCGGCCTTCTGGCCCGGCCCCCTGACGCTCGTCCTCGAGCGCGCGAGCCACGTGCCCTCCGGGGTGGCCGGCGGAGGCACATCGATCGCCGTCCGCGTCCCGGGCCACCCCTGCGCGCTCGCGCTGATCCGAGCGCTGGGCGAGCCCATCGCGGCGCCGAGCGCCAACCGGTACCAGGGGCTGAGCCCCACGCTCGCCGCCCACGTCGTCCGGTCGCTCGGAGACGCCGTCGCGCTCGTGCTCGACGGCGGGCCCTGCGAGGCGGGCGTAGAGTCGACCGTGGTAGACGTGCGCTCCCCGACCGCGCGCGTGCTCCGGCCCGGCGCCGTCCCGCTCGACGCGCTCGCGGCGGTGTGGCCCGTCACGCGGGCCGAGGGCCCGCAGCTCGCGGCCGGCGAGCGCGCCTCCCCCGGGCTCGACGCGAAGCACTACGCGCCCCGGGCCCGGCTCCTGCTCTGCGCCCGAGGCACGCTCGGCGCGCAGGTGGCCGACCAGCTCGCGCGCGGCGTCGACGCGGTCGGAGCGCTCGTCACGGAGGGCTCGTCGAGCCCCCCGGGCGCGCGGCTCGAGCGGCTCGACGCCACCCCCACGGGCTACGCGCACGGGCTGTTCGCGGCCCTCCACCGGCTCGACGAGGCGGGCGTGTCCGTCGTGCTCGCCGAGGCCGTCCCCGACACGGACGCGTGGGCCGCCGTCCGCGACCGCCTGACGCGCGCCGCGTCGCACTAG